Sequence from the Camelus dromedarius isolate mCamDro1 chromosome 12, mCamDro1.pat, whole genome shotgun sequence genome:
CATACAAGGTGGACAAAAATGAGATACCCACCTCTTTTGAATAGACCAAAAGGTCCAGTGATTATTAGGTGAAACCAACCACCTGACATAAGGGAAAActgaggacagaaaaaaaaaaaagggtgctGTCAATACTCACACACCTAGTTAGCAGAGCCTAATCTCAGCTCTTATTCTTGGGCTTTGCGTGGCTTCTGATTGTATTGGTGGCAGCagcttctgagagataacagagTAACTGGAAGCACATCGAATTCCTGTTGTTGCCACACGTGCGTCTTATGTTTGTGTCCTCTGGAGGCACATATCTAGCATTTGTAAGTTTTTGCTGAACACACGCGTGATTGGATTCTGGGATACATTAAGTCACCGCTCACACCAGCCCCATTCCCACGTGTTTAACTAAATTTTCTCTGACTCCCTTTCATAGTAGATACCTTTTCAACATTTGATCTATCGTTCCCCGCGACCCTGAAAACAAATACGCTTTAGAGTGATTAGCTATTTATTGCCCTTCTCAAGTCCTATCTCCATTTCTTATGGACACGTGAgtcaattttaaattaaaaaaaaaaaaaaactaatgcatCTCGCTCAGCATGACtttcaaaaatactaatttatatTTGCTTCATACCATAGAGTTAAAGATTCCTGAAAACCCTCCAGAATTTAAGATTGACTTGCagggcattatgctcagtgaaataagtcagacagagaaaggcaaagactgtatgatatcacttatatgtggaacctaaaaatacAGCTAATGAGTGTAACAAAGCAGAGTAAGTAAGCTATAAGGACATACTGcacagcacaaggaatatagccaatattttataataactataaatgaactataacctttaaaatttttgaatcactatgctgtatccttaaaaattatgtaatatgATACATCAACtctacctcagttaaaaaaactTAAGATTGACGCAGCAGGTGGCTGGTAACTTGTGTAGTGTTTATTGGaaagttatttgcattttccaCCTTCTGACACCATCTTTCTGCCACTATTATTTACATGTGGTAATAAcagattttccctttttttgtttttattgaggtttTTTTCCAATTAGTTTTTTGAGAGCAGCTTTCACATCCTTGTTTCGTAAACTGTAGATCAAAGGATTCAACATGGGGATGATAACAGTGTAGAACACAGAGGCCCATTTGTCTTGATCCAGGGAGTAGCTGGATGTTGGCCTCAGGTACATGAACATGACTGTGCCATAAAAAAGTGTGACGCCAGTGAGATGAGACCCACAGGTGGAGAAAGCCTTAAGGCGGCTTTCAGCAGAGCGCATTCTGATGATGGCGATGAGGATGAAGGTGTAGGAGATGAAGATGATGAGGACGGTGCTGAATTCAATGAAGCCACACAAACTAAACAGCAAGATCTCGCTGATGTAGGTGTCTGAGCAAGAGAGGGCTAGGAGCGGTGGGATTTCGCAGAAGAAGTGGTTGATGATATTGGAACCACAGTAACTCAAACTGAAGGTGAGGGAAGTGTGTGCGACTAAActcaccagaccagccaggtaaGAACCCAGCACAAGAGCCAAGCAGACTCGCTTGGACATGAGAGTGCTGTAGTGGAGGGGTTGACAGATGGCCACGAAACGGTCGTAGGCCATGGTAGCCAGGACATAGCACTCGGCATCCACAAAACCTACAAAGAAAGCAAACTGTGTGGCACAGCTGGAGAAGGAGATGATTTTGTGCTTTGCTAGGAAGTCAGCCAGCATCCTGGGGGCAATGGCTGAGGAGTAGCCCAGGTCGGTAAAGGAGAGGTTgcagaggaagaagtacatgggtgtGTGAAGCTGAGTGTCTGTTATGATCAGGATAATCATACCAACATTCCCCACCACGTTGACCAGGTAGACCAAGAGGAAGACCACAAAGAAGATGATCTGCAGCTGAGGGTCTTGAGTGATGCCCATAAAGATAAACTCAGTCACCACTGAGtggttttctttatccatctttCCCATTTTATGTGTGCCTGGATTCGCTTTATCATTTGCGGTGATTCTTAAAAAGTTTCCCAGTAATTAGATTCTATGACCCATAGGGTAACTCAAATGACTTTGGTAAGGGCAATGGTCTTTTGTCTTCTCCAGAAATCCAGTCAAATAAGCGAAGATGTTAGTGTCTTAGGGATGGCAAATTCTGCTTCTCTGAAGAAATTGGTGCCCTGATGTCATTTATCACATGGTACCAAATGTTTGACCTGATCTGTGCAAGTATCTCCCTAATTAATTAGTAAAAAATAACAGTTTTGggtgtctctttcttctttctaaaacaaAGCAGATAATGGATTAACATTAACTCTCACTGCAGATAGGCACACACACTAAAAAGGAAAGACACAGGGATCTTAACATATAACatatcactcacacacacacacatgcacacacacacacacagaaagagaaatacttggAGCAGAGGGtgagaaatattagaaaaagtagtgaataataatttttaaaaagccaggagTTAACTGAATGTCAGCTATATGCCAGAATTTTTAGTGCTTTCACACATTATATAATTTCATCCTCACTATCAATCTATTAAGTAAATGCCAGCATTATCTCCATCTTGTATCTGAAATGAACAAGGCTAGATACTAAGTAACTTTAGCACAGTCAACAGCCaataaacagcagagctgggtctGTCTGAGTGTGGAGTCTACTCTACTTCATTGTCTTCTGTGAATGTGTGATTTGATGGAGTTgatgtatctttatttttgtgtctgtccTCCTTTCTTCTGCCTCGCCTATTATGCATGGACACAGAATTAGTCTCTGGTTTCCCTGATCTTTAAAAACACCGAGAAGTTTGGCCTGAAGCATAATCAGTGTGAAGACTCAGCTGTGTCTTTGGACAATCTTACTGCCTAGCCAACAGATCGGTGCACAGCTCAGTCTGGGTTTAAGACTCAAGGGTCCTTCTCTCAGGGGAAATAGAGAAAGTGTTATCCAAGTCTGTGGACAAAAGAAGCATGGATTTGGTAaactttttcctctttgattGGAAGGATATCTTGTCCATTGAAGAATTCTAAGAAGGAAGTgggcaaaaccaaaccaaacccaatCAAACCAAACCCAAACATGGAGTAAGTTAGAAATAAGTAGCATCCTCTACCTAAACCTGAAAGGAGAAGTCATACTGTGTCTTCTCTAATTGGTTTACTGcttaagaaagagaagaaagcagagcagTATAAGGCATCTTTCATGGGGGCGTGGCTATCTTAAATCCTGGGATGATTGATAGTGGTGCCCCCATCCTTAAGTTTCTGCACAGAACACGAGCACCTGCAACAGAGAAGCTGCTCTGAAAATGAGTAATCAGTACCATACATTTGTCTGAAAGTTTATAATTTGCAAAGTACTTATATTTATCCCTATTCAATTCTTTTTTACTATGTTGTGAATGTGTGCATCATTTCATCATACCTTAGGTCAATTAGGaaacagagaatgaaaaaacaaaccttggaaaaattatttgaaaaagtacAATTCTCATAAAGAACTTGTACCCACAAtatagaaaaagtttaaaatttaataataagaaaataacccCCAAAGAATGGGCCAAATGTTTGAACAGACACGTCAGCAAAGAAGATATGTGAATGActaataaatgtat
This genomic interval carries:
- the LOC105090030 gene encoding olfactory receptor 5AR1 codes for the protein MDKENHSVVTEFIFMGITQDPQLQIIFFVVFLLVYLVNVVGNVGMIILIITDTQLHTPMYFFLCNLSFTDLGYSSAIAPRMLADFLAKHKIISFSSCATQFAFFVGFVDAECYVLATMAYDRFVAICQPLHYSTLMSKRVCLALVLGSYLAGLVSLVAHTSLTFSLSYCGSNIINHFFCEIPPLLALSCSDTYISEILLFSLCGFIEFSTVLIIFISYTFILIAIIRMRSAESRLKAFSTCGSHLTGVTLFYGTVMFMYLRPTSSYSLDQDKWASVFYTVIIPMLNPLIYSLRNKDVKAALKKLIGKKPQ